In Erpetoichthys calabaricus chromosome 4, fErpCal1.3, whole genome shotgun sequence, one genomic interval encodes:
- the LOC127527364 gene encoding olfactory receptor 1E1-like isoform X1, protein MRRSDSPGMNQTSVSVSEFVLDCTVESQKKSYAIAILTLVYLVTLFGNFLVVLVIALNPQLQKPMYVGIAALAVIDLVGSTNFIPTLIAVFSGWAAIPYGVCLIQLLIALYLGAAQSYLLVFMACDRYVAVLHPLRYSTLATTTTIWVAALLFNILPTAFVLTFLIFITELSFCYTNIIHYCFCDYILLVSIACNENPKYFLILSVSSFVFGICPFIFILISYARIAYAALKISSADGKKKTLNTVTTHLLVVGLSNIPILISIMLTGIGVRLTSEANNIMVIVAITVPPMFNPIIYSFRNKEIRSSIQKLFKRA, encoded by the exons ATGAG GAGGAGTGACAGTCCAGGAATGAACCAAACGTCAGTGTCCGTCTCAGAGTTTGTCCTTGATTGTACAGTTGAATCCCAAAAGAAAAGCTATGCAATTGCTATTCTCACGTTGGTCTACCTGGTGACGCTGTTTGGGAACTTCCTGGTAGTTCTGGTCATAGCCTTGAATCCTCAGTTGCAAAAGCCCATGTATGTTGGCATTGCAGCTTTAGCGGTGATCGACTTGGTTGGCAGCACAAATTTTATTCCCACCCTAATCGCCGTTTTTTCAGGCTGGGCGGCTATTCCATATGGAGTTTGCTTGATTCAGCTGCTCATAGCGTTATATTTAGGGGCAGCGCAATCCTATCTCTTGGTTTTCATGGCATGTGACCGCTATGTTGCTGTTCTCCATCCTCTACGCTATTCTACACTTGCTACAACAACTACCATCTGGGTTGCTGCTTTGTTATTTAATATTCTTCCAACTGCTTTTGTTTTaacgtttttgatttttataacagAGCTTTCATTTTGTTACACTAATATCATACATTATtgtttttgtgactatatattACTAGTTAGCATAGCCTGCAATGAAAATCCTAAATACTTTCTCATTTTATCAGTCTCTTCTTTTGTGTTTGGCATTTgcccatttatatttattttaatatcctACGCAAGGATTGCTTATGCTGCTCTGAAGATCTCATCTGCTGATGGAAAAAAGAAGACTCTGAACACGGTGACCACCCATCTGCTGGTGGTGGGTCTGTCCAACATTCCAATTTTAATCTCCATTATGTTAACTGGAATTGGAGTGAGACTGACCTCCGAAGCGAACAACATCATGGTAATTGTAGCAATTACTGTGCCGCCAATGTTCAACCCCATAATATATAGCTTCAGAAACAAGGAGATAAGAAGCAGCATccagaaactttttaaaagggCATAA